One Prevotella melaninogenica DNA window includes the following coding sequences:
- a CDS encoding Fur family transcriptional regulator, with product MDSVYNKLIALGIRPSVQRVAIMKYLATHHTHPTVEEVFLALKKKLPTVSRTTVYNTLRMLSEHGAASMITIDDHRVCYDGITEPHAHFFCKRCEKVYDFEAMEMPRYTGEIGKGFRIDDTQLYYKGICPHCLETMNEKEELN from the coding sequence GTGGATTCAGTATATAACAAATTAATAGCATTAGGTATTCGCCCATCTGTACAGCGTGTAGCAATCATGAAGTATCTCGCTACTCACCACACCCACCCAACAGTGGAAGAGGTCTTTCTTGCATTGAAGAAAAAACTTCCTACGGTGAGCCGTACAACTGTTTATAACACATTGAGAATGTTATCAGAGCACGGAGCAGCATCAATGATTACTATTGATGATCATCGCGTATGCTACGACGGTATTACCGAGCCACATGCACACTTCTTCTGCAAGCGTTGTGAGAAGGTTTATGACTTTGAGGCAATGGAAATGCCACGCTATACTGGCGAAATTGGCAAGGGTTTTAGAATTGATGACACACAGCTTTACTATAAAGGTATCTGTCCTCACTGCCTTGAGACAATGAACGAGAAAGAGGAACTGAACTAA